In a genomic window of Telopea speciosissima isolate NSW1024214 ecotype Mountain lineage chromosome 5, Tspe_v1, whole genome shotgun sequence:
- the LOC122661000 gene encoding leucine-rich repeat receptor-like tyrosine-protein kinase PXC3 isoform X2 — translation MEYDKLFHAKMGRYAHISPFLCFFFSVSFIILFFIPVARSQLPENQKNAVKKLSTYLGTDPNNPCSWKGVTCSNNNQSITHLSFPSSMLSKSDFLPDLCQIHTLQSLDVSKNYLSIIPDQFIRDCGGINGLKKLNFSMNRVSGLLPTFEGFGGLQYLDLSYNSFNGSIDSQLNGLNGLRSLNLSFNQFSGSVPSKLGKAMALEGLELAYNHFVGQIPEEYMNYTSLVLLDLSNNLLSGSVSDSIGQLSKLETLLLSSNHLNGGIPVSLSRIETLYRFASNQNHFSGNIPSGISKYLRNLDLSYNNLTGSIPSDFLSPLNLQYVDLTYNSLEGPIPSNISESLIRLRLGSNSLDGTIPSLTDGKLSQLTYLELDNNKLTGLVPPQLGTFQRLALLNLAQNDLYGLLPKELGNLHQLQVLKLQSNKLTGEIPQEYSQLWKLSILNISRNSLNSSIPSAISSLGNLTILDLRENRFDGSIPDSIGNLNSLLELQLGDNKLSGKIPSMPGKLQIALNLSRNLFDGSIPDTLKGLSALEVLDLSHNKFTGEIPRFLAGLPSLTLLLLSNNLLCGNRPNFLQPGIVVDTNGTNVNTTPTSGPTPGPTTTSPKKRSSILVAVIVAIAAVAAVAVIGVIAVLFLRRFYRVSIESLQPEEHLPIPQIIDYHMITANVTHRSSIDFTRAMETVANPANIILKSRFSTYFKAIMPNGESYYIKKLNWTDKIFQLGTHEKFGEELGVLGKLSNATIMSPLAYVLTTDSAYLFYEYAQQGTLFDVLHGSLGHALDWASRYSIAIGVAQGLAFLHGCSSGPVLLLDLSSKSIFLKSLKEPQIGDVELCKVIDPSKSTGSLSTVAGSVGYIPPEYAYTMSVVLLELLTGKPAVSEGTELAKWVLNNSIHRDTLEKILDFTISRTSLGVRSQMLAVLRVALACVCDSPDSRPNMKSVVRMLLNAR, via the exons ATGGAGTATGATAAGCTCTTCCACGCTAAAATGGGCAGGTATGCGCATATCTCACCcttcctctgcttcttcttctccgtttctttcattattttgttctttattCCTGTGGCACGGTCTCAACTCCCTGAAAACCAGAAGAACGCCGTGAAAAAACTCTCCACTTATCTCGGCACAGACCCAAATAATCCATGTTCATGGAAAGGAGTTACCTGCAGCAACAACAATCAATCCATCacccatctctcttttccctcttcgatGCTCTCTAAATCTGATTTTCTACCTGATTTGTGCCAAATTCATACTTTACAGTCCCTGGATGTCTCCAAAAATTATTTGTCAATCATCCCTGATCAGTTCATCAGAGACTGTGGAGGGATTAATGGGCTTAAGAAGTTGAATTTCAGTATGAACAGGGTGTCTGGTCTTTTGCCTACTTTTGAGGGTTTTGGTGGGTTACAGTACTTGGACTTGTCTTATAATTCATTTAATGGAAGTATTGATTCTCAATTAAATGGATTGAATGGACTCAGAAGCTTGAATCTGAGCTTCAACCAGTTCAGTGGCTCTGTCCCTTCCAAACTCGGTAAAGCCATGGCTTTGGAAGGGTTGGAGCTCGCGTACAACCACTTTGTAGGTCAAATCCCTGAAGAATACATGAATTACACATCTCTAGTTCTGCTTGATCTCAGTAATAATCTGCTTTCTGGGTCTGTTTCTGATAGTATAGGACAGCTCTCCAAGTTGGAGACTCTCCTTCTGTCCTCCAATCATCTTAATGGAGGAATTCCTGTGAGTCTTTCAAGGATTGAGACACTATATCGGTTTGCTTCTAATCAGAATCACTTTTCTGGCAATATTCCTTCTGGGATTTCAAAATATCTGAGGAATTTGGACCTTAGTTACAACAACTTAACTGGTTCAATCCCATCAGACTTTCTGTCACCACTAAATTTGCAGTATGTTGATCTGACTTATAATTCATTGGAAGGGCCGATTCCGTCGAACATTTCAGAGAGTTTGATTCGGTTAAGACTTGGGAGCAATTCTCTTGATGGTACCATCCCTTCTCTAACTGATGGAAAGCTGTCACAATTGACTTATCTCGAGCTCGATAACAATAAATTAACTGGGTTAGTTCCACCACAACTGGGAACCTTTCAGCGTTTAGCTCTGTTGAATCTTGCTCAGAATGATCTCTATGGTCTATTGCCGAAAGAGTTGGGAAATCTTCATCAACTTCAGGTTTTGAAGCTCCAATCCAACAAACTCACTGGAGAAATTCCTCAAGAATATTCACAACTATGGAAGTTGTCTATACTGAATATCAGTAGGAATTCATTGAACAGTTCGATCCCATCTGCAATTTCCAGCTTAGGAAATCTCACAATACTTGATTTACGGGAAAATAGATTTGATGGTTCAATACCCGATTCAATTGGGAACTTGAACTCCCTGTTAGAACTCCAGCTGGGAGACAACAAATTGAGTGGGAAGATTCCTAGTATGCCTGGTAAGTTGCAGATTGCTCTCAACCTCAGCAGGAACCTCTTCGATGGGTCTATCCCAGACACTCTAAAAGGCTTGAGTGCTTTAGAGGTTTTGGATCTCTCACACAACAAGTTTACAGGTGAAATCCCACGGTTTCTAGCCGGTCTCCCAAGCCTTACACTACTGTTACTTTCCAACAATCTGCTATGCGGTAATCGTCCAAACTTCCTCCAGCCAGGGATTGTTGTTGATACGAATGGAACTAACGTAAACACTACACCAACCTCTGGACCAACCCCTGGACCAACCACTACTTCACCAAAGAAGCGAAGTTCAATTTTGGTGGCAGTTATAGTTGCGATTGCTGCTGTAGCTGCTGTTGCGGTCATCGGAGTGATTGCTGTACTGTTTTTGAGACGTTTCTACAGGGTCAGCATTGAGAGCCTACAACCAGAGGAGCATCTCCCCATCCCGCAGATTATAGATTATCATATGATAACTGCAAATGTCACTCATCGATCAAGTATTGATTTCACAAGAGCCATGGAAACGGTTGCAAACCCTGCCAATATCATTCTGAAGAGTAGGTTCTCTACCTACTTCAAGGCCATTATGCCTAATGGAGAAAGCTATTACATCAAGAAGCTCAACTGGACTGACAAGATATTCCAACTGGGGACCCATGAAAAGTTTGGAGAGGAGCTAGGGGTCCTTGGGAAGCTAAGCAATGCAACCATCATGAGCCCTCTGGCCTATGTTTTGACTACTGATAGTGCTTACCTCTTCTATGAATATGCCCAACAGGGAACCCTCTTTGATGTTCTTCATGGAAGCTTGGGACATGCTCTTGATTGGGCCAGTCGGTACAGTATAGCCATTGGAGTAGCTCAGGGTCTGGCATTTCTCCATGGATGCTCCAGTGGTCCAGTTCTTCTCCTTGACCTTTCAAGCAAAAGCATTTTTCTGAAGTCTCTGAAGGAACCCCAGATTGGCGATGTCGAACTATGTAAGGTCATTGATCCTTCAAAAAGCACAGGGAGCCTTTCAACAGTAGCTGGTTCTGTCGGTTACATTCCTCCAG AGTATGCTTATACAATGA GTGTTGTCCTGCTGGAATTGCTGACTGGGAAGCCAGCTGTGAGCGAGGGAACTGAGTTGGCAAAGTGGGTATTGAATAATTCAATTCACCGTGACACATTGGAAAAGATCCTTGATTTTACTATCAGCAGAACATCGCTTGGAGTTCGAAGTCAGATGCTAGCAGTTCTCAGGGTTGCTCTTGCTTGTGTTTGTGATTCTCCAGATTCAAGGCCAAATATGAAGAGTGTGGTTAGGATGCTTCTTAATGCTAGATAA
- the LOC122663349 gene encoding leucine-rich repeat receptor-like protein kinase PXC2 — MAMYAYVLRFLCFILFSFSFILLFSIHVVLSELPENQKNAMKKLSIYLNEADPNPCSWKGVTCSNNNQSITHLSFPSSKLSNSNFLPDLCQIDTLESLDVSGNSLTNIPDEFVRDCGGTNGLKKMNFSMNRLSGLLPTFGGFGGLQYLDLSFNFFAGSIDSQLNGLIGIRSLNLSFNQFIGSVPTQLGKAMVLEELELANNYFKGQIPEDLMNYTSLVLLDLSSNQLSGSFSDRIGQLSKLETLLLFSNNLIGRILENLSRYLRNLDLSYNNLSGSIPSNFLSPPNLKYVDLSHNSLEGRIPSNISQSLIRLRLGSNSLDGPIPSLADGKLSQLTYLELDNNRLTGLVPP; from the coding sequence ATGGCAATGTATGCATATGTCTTACGGTTCCTCTGCTTCATTTTGTTCTCCTTTTCCTTCATTCTCTTGTTCTCCATTCATGTGGTTCTGTCTGAACTCCCTGAAAACCAGAAGAACGCCATGAAAAAGCTCTCCATTTATCTCAATGAAGCTGATCCAAATCCATGTTCATGGAAAGGAGTTACCTGCAGCAACAACAATCAATCCATCacccatctctcttttccctcttcgaAACTCTCAAACTCTAATTTTCTACCTGATTTATGCCAAATTGATACTTTAGAGTCCCTTGATGTCTCCGGAAATTCTTTGACAAACATCCCTGATGAGTTTGTCAGAGACTGTGGAGGGACTAATGGGCTAAAGAAAATGAATTTCAGTATGAACAGGTTGTCTGGTCTTTTGCCTACTTTTGGGGGTTTTGGTGGGTTACAGTACTTGGActtgtcttttaatttttttgctgGAAGTATTGATTCTCAATTAAATGGGTTGATTGGAATCAGAAGCTTGAACCTGAGCTTCAACCAGTTCATTGGCTCAGTCCCTACCCAACTTGGTAAAGCCATGGTTTTGGAAGAGTTGGAGCTCGCGAACAACTACTTTAAAGGTCAAATCCCTGAAGATCTCATGAATTACACATCTCTAGTTCTGCTTGATCTCAGTAGTAATCAGCTTTCTGGGTCATTTTCTGATAGGATAGGACAGCTCTCCAAGTTGGAAACCCTCCTCCTGTTCTCCAATAATCTTATTGGAAGAATTCTTGAGAATCTTTCAAGATATCTGAGGAATTTGGACCTTAGTTACAACAACTTAAGTGGTTcaatcccatcaaactttcTGTCACCACCAAATTTGAAGTATGTTGATCTGTCTCATAATTCATTGGAAGGGCGGATTCCGTCGAACATTTCACAGAGTTTGATTCGATTGAGACTTGGGAGCAATTCTCTTGATGGTCCCATCCCTTCTCTAGCCGATGGAAAGCTTTCGCAGTTGACTTATCTCGAGCTCGATAACAATAGACTAACTGGGTTAGTTCCACCATAA
- the LOC122663350 gene encoding receptor-like protein EIX2: MKLQSNRLTGEIPPQYSQLGKLSILNINRNSLNSSIPSAISSLGNLTILDLRDNRFDGSIPDSIGNLNSLMELQLGNNKLSGKIPSMPGTLQIALNLSRNLLDGPIPDTLKGLSALEVLDLSHNKFTGKIPLFLADLQSLTLLLLSNNTLWGNRPNFHQRGIVVDTNGTKDFWGATFLSSILTGEEDTSDFGGVYPYLYSKATEIQIRMMLTVRAKILIHACVHVLRLSFFRFTFSIGASYIEVPTESLDVSKNSLTFIPDGFIRDCGGINGLKKLNFSMNRLSGFLPTFGNFSGLQYLDLSFNSFTGGIDSQLNGLVGIRSLNLSFNQFIGSVPSQLGKAMALEELELANNQFKGQITEELMNYTSLVLLDLSSNQLSGSFSDRIGQLSKLETLLLSSNNLIGRIPENISRYLGSLNLSHNKFSGSIPSDLLSSPNLQYVDVSHNLLEGPIPSNISQSLIWLRLGSNSLDGTITSLADGMLSKLIYLELENNRLNGSIPPKLGTFQSLALLNLAQNQFSGPLPKVLGNLHQLEVMELQSNRLTGEIPQQYSQLQKLSILDMSRNLLNSSIPSTISRLGNLTILDLRDNRIDGSIPDSIGNLNSLIELQLGNNNLSGKLPIMPSNLQIALNLSRNLFDGPIPDTLEGLSALEVLDLSNNKFTGEIPQFLTELQNLTLLLLSNNPLWGICPNFPPWIGVDTDGTNVLIIPHEEDLSPEKKPEEEEEDPLPNALYFYISFALSYPLGFWGACAPLLLNRNWRRRYFTFLETYIHLGLTKLSEIKIRMMKCCYCKS, encoded by the exons ATGAAGCTCCAATCCAACAGACTCACTGGAGAAATTCCTCCACAATATTCACAACTAGGGAAGTTGTCTATATTGAATATCAATAGGAATTCATTGAACAGCTCGATCCCATCTGCAATTTCCAGCTTAGGGAATCTCACAATACTGGACTTGCGGGACAACAGATTTGATGGTTCAATACCCGATTCAATTGGGAACTTGAACTCACTGATGGAACTTCAGCTGGGAAACAACAAATTGAGTGGGAAGATTCCTAGTATGCCTGGTACCTTGCAGATTGCTCTCAACCTCAGCAGGAACCTCTTGGATGGGCCTATCCCAGACACTCTGAAAGGCTTGAGTGCTTTAGAGGTTTTGGATCTCTCACACAACAAATTTACAGGTAAAATCCCACTGTTTCTAGCCGATCTCCAAAGCCTTACACTACTGTTACTTTCCAACAATACGCTATGGGGTAATCGTCCAAACTTCCACCAGCGAGGGATTGTTGTTGATACCAATGGAACTAAA GATTTTTGGGGTGCCACgttcttgtcttcaatcttaaCTGGCGAAGAAGATACTTCAGATTTTGGAGGTGTATATCCATATCTGTATAGCAAAGCTACTGAAATTCAGATTCGTATGATGCTTACTGTTAGAGCTAAAATTCT GATTCATGCTTGTGTTCATGTTTTAAG GTTAAGTTTTTTCAGATTTACTTTCAGTATTGGTGCTTCATACATAGAGGTGCCAACTG AGTCCCTTGATGTCTCCAAAAATTCTTTGACTTTCATCCCTGATGGGTTCATCAGAGACTGTGGAGGGATTAATGGGCTTAAGAAATTGAATTTCAGTATGAACAGGTTGTCCGGTTTCTTGCCTACTTTTGGTAATTTTAGTGGGTTGCAGTATTTGGACTTGTCTTTTAATTCATTCACTGGAGGTATCGATTCTCAATTAAATGGGTTAGTTGGAATCAGAAGCTTGAATCTGAGCTTCAACCAGTTCATTGGCTCTGTTCCTTCCCAACTTGGTAAAGCCATGGCTTTGGAAGAGTTGGAGCTCGCGAACAACCAATTTAAAGGTCAAATCACAGAAGAGCTCATGAATTACACATCTCTAGTTCTGCTTGATCTCAGTAGTAATCAGCTTTCTGGGTCATTTTCTGATAGGATAGGACAGCTCTCCAAGTTGGAAACCCTCCTTCTATCCTCCAATAATCTTATTGGAAGAATTCCTGAGAATATTTCAAGATATCTGGGGAGTCTGAATCTCAGTCACAATAAGTTTAGTGGTTCAATCCCATCAGACCTTCTGTCATCACCAAATTTGCAGTATGTTGATGTGTCTCACAATTTATTGGAAGGGCCGATTCCATCGAACATTTCACAGAGCTTGATTTGGTTGAGACTTGGGAGCAATTCTCTTGATGGTACCATCACTTCTCTGGCTGATGGAATGCTTTCAAAATTGATTTATCTCGAACTCGAGAACAATAGATTGAATGGGTCTATTCCTCCAAAACTGGGAACTTTTCAGAGTTTAGCTCTGTTGAATCTTGCTCAGAATCAGTTCTCTGGTCCATTACCGAAAGTGTTGGGAAATCTTCATCAACTTGAGGTTATGGAGCTCCAATCCAACAGGCTTACTGGAGAAATTCCTCAACAATATTCACAACTTCAGAAGTTGTCTATACTGGATATGAGCAGGAATTTGCTGAACAGTTCGATTCCTTCTACAATTTCCAGGTTAGGGAATCTCACAATTTTGGACTTACGAGACAACAGAATTGATGGTTCAATACCCGATTCAATTGGGAACTTGAACTCACTGATAGAACTCCAGTTGGGAAACAACAATTTGAGTGGGAAGCTTCCTATTATGCCTAGTAACTTGCAGATTGCTCTAAACCTCAGCAGGAACCTCTTTGATGGACCAATCCCAGATACTCTGGAAGGGTTGAGTGCTTTGGAGGTTTTGGATCTCTCAAACAACAAATTTACTGGTGAAATCCCACAGTTTCTAACTGAACTGCAAAACCTTACACTACTGTTACTTTCCAACAATCCGCTATGGGGTATTTGTCCAAACTTCCCCCCCTGGATTGGTGTTGATACGGATGGAACTAATGTTCTAATAATACCACACGAAGAAGATCTCTCTCCagaaaaaaaaccagaagaagaagaagaagatccacTGCCTAATGCATTGTATTTCTATATATCTTTTGCTCTTTCATACCCTCTTGGATTTTGGGGTGCCTGTGCTCCTCTTCTCCTCAATCGTAACTGGCGAAGAAGATACTTCACATTTTTGGAAACATATATCCATTTAGGTTTAACAAAGCTATCTGAAATTAAGATTCGTATGATGAAATGTTGTTACTGTAAGAGCTAA
- the LOC122661000 gene encoding leucine-rich repeat receptor-like tyrosine-protein kinase PXC3 isoform X1: MEYDKLFHAKMGRYAHISPFLCFFFSVSFIILFFIPVARSQLPENQKNAVKKLSTYLGTDPNNPCSWKGVTCSNNNQSITHLSFPSSMLSKSDFLPDLCQIHTLQSLDVSKNYLSIIPDQFIRDCGGINGLKKLNFSMNRVSGLLPTFEGFGGLQYLDLSYNSFNGSIDSQLNGLNGLRSLNLSFNQFSGSVPSKLGKAMALEGLELAYNHFVGQIPEEYMNYTSLVLLDLSNNLLSGSVSDSIGQLSKLETLLLSSNHLNGGIPVSLSRIETLYRFASNQNHFSGNIPSGISKYLRNLDLSYNNLTGSIPSDFLSPLNLQYVDLTYNSLEGPIPSNISESLIRLRLGSNSLDGTIPSLTDGKLSQLTYLELDNNKLTGLVPPQLGTFQRLALLNLAQNDLYGLLPKELGNLHQLQVLKLQSNKLTGEIPQEYSQLWKLSILNISRNSLNSSIPSAISSLGNLTILDLRENRFDGSIPDSIGNLNSLLELQLGDNKLSGKIPSMPGKLQIALNLSRNLFDGSIPDTLKGLSALEVLDLSHNKFTGEIPRFLAGLPSLTLLLLSNNLLCGNRPNFLQPGIVVDTNGTNVNTTPTSGPTPGPTTTSPKKRSSILVAVIVAIAAVAAVAVIGVIAVLFLRRFYRVSIESLQPEEHLPIPQIIDYHMITANVTHRSSIDFTRAMETVANPANIILKSRFSTYFKAIMPNGESYYIKKLNWTDKIFQLGTHEKFGEELGVLGKLSNATIMSPLAYVLTTDSAYLFYEYAQQGTLFDVLHGSLGHALDWASRYSIAIGVAQGLAFLHGCSSGPVLLLDLSSKSIFLKSLKEPQIGDVELCKVIDPSKSTGSLSTVAGSVGYIPPEYAYTMRVTMLGNVYSFGVVLLELLTGKPAVSEGTELAKWVLNNSIHRDTLEKILDFTISRTSLGVRSQMLAVLRVALACVCDSPDSRPNMKSVVRMLLNAR, from the exons ATGGAGTATGATAAGCTCTTCCACGCTAAAATGGGCAGGTATGCGCATATCTCACCcttcctctgcttcttcttctccgtttctttcattattttgttctttattCCTGTGGCACGGTCTCAACTCCCTGAAAACCAGAAGAACGCCGTGAAAAAACTCTCCACTTATCTCGGCACAGACCCAAATAATCCATGTTCATGGAAAGGAGTTACCTGCAGCAACAACAATCAATCCATCacccatctctcttttccctcttcgatGCTCTCTAAATCTGATTTTCTACCTGATTTGTGCCAAATTCATACTTTACAGTCCCTGGATGTCTCCAAAAATTATTTGTCAATCATCCCTGATCAGTTCATCAGAGACTGTGGAGGGATTAATGGGCTTAAGAAGTTGAATTTCAGTATGAACAGGGTGTCTGGTCTTTTGCCTACTTTTGAGGGTTTTGGTGGGTTACAGTACTTGGACTTGTCTTATAATTCATTTAATGGAAGTATTGATTCTCAATTAAATGGATTGAATGGACTCAGAAGCTTGAATCTGAGCTTCAACCAGTTCAGTGGCTCTGTCCCTTCCAAACTCGGTAAAGCCATGGCTTTGGAAGGGTTGGAGCTCGCGTACAACCACTTTGTAGGTCAAATCCCTGAAGAATACATGAATTACACATCTCTAGTTCTGCTTGATCTCAGTAATAATCTGCTTTCTGGGTCTGTTTCTGATAGTATAGGACAGCTCTCCAAGTTGGAGACTCTCCTTCTGTCCTCCAATCATCTTAATGGAGGAATTCCTGTGAGTCTTTCAAGGATTGAGACACTATATCGGTTTGCTTCTAATCAGAATCACTTTTCTGGCAATATTCCTTCTGGGATTTCAAAATATCTGAGGAATTTGGACCTTAGTTACAACAACTTAACTGGTTCAATCCCATCAGACTTTCTGTCACCACTAAATTTGCAGTATGTTGATCTGACTTATAATTCATTGGAAGGGCCGATTCCGTCGAACATTTCAGAGAGTTTGATTCGGTTAAGACTTGGGAGCAATTCTCTTGATGGTACCATCCCTTCTCTAACTGATGGAAAGCTGTCACAATTGACTTATCTCGAGCTCGATAACAATAAATTAACTGGGTTAGTTCCACCACAACTGGGAACCTTTCAGCGTTTAGCTCTGTTGAATCTTGCTCAGAATGATCTCTATGGTCTATTGCCGAAAGAGTTGGGAAATCTTCATCAACTTCAGGTTTTGAAGCTCCAATCCAACAAACTCACTGGAGAAATTCCTCAAGAATATTCACAACTATGGAAGTTGTCTATACTGAATATCAGTAGGAATTCATTGAACAGTTCGATCCCATCTGCAATTTCCAGCTTAGGAAATCTCACAATACTTGATTTACGGGAAAATAGATTTGATGGTTCAATACCCGATTCAATTGGGAACTTGAACTCCCTGTTAGAACTCCAGCTGGGAGACAACAAATTGAGTGGGAAGATTCCTAGTATGCCTGGTAAGTTGCAGATTGCTCTCAACCTCAGCAGGAACCTCTTCGATGGGTCTATCCCAGACACTCTAAAAGGCTTGAGTGCTTTAGAGGTTTTGGATCTCTCACACAACAAGTTTACAGGTGAAATCCCACGGTTTCTAGCCGGTCTCCCAAGCCTTACACTACTGTTACTTTCCAACAATCTGCTATGCGGTAATCGTCCAAACTTCCTCCAGCCAGGGATTGTTGTTGATACGAATGGAACTAACGTAAACACTACACCAACCTCTGGACCAACCCCTGGACCAACCACTACTTCACCAAAGAAGCGAAGTTCAATTTTGGTGGCAGTTATAGTTGCGATTGCTGCTGTAGCTGCTGTTGCGGTCATCGGAGTGATTGCTGTACTGTTTTTGAGACGTTTCTACAGGGTCAGCATTGAGAGCCTACAACCAGAGGAGCATCTCCCCATCCCGCAGATTATAGATTATCATATGATAACTGCAAATGTCACTCATCGATCAAGTATTGATTTCACAAGAGCCATGGAAACGGTTGCAAACCCTGCCAATATCATTCTGAAGAGTAGGTTCTCTACCTACTTCAAGGCCATTATGCCTAATGGAGAAAGCTATTACATCAAGAAGCTCAACTGGACTGACAAGATATTCCAACTGGGGACCCATGAAAAGTTTGGAGAGGAGCTAGGGGTCCTTGGGAAGCTAAGCAATGCAACCATCATGAGCCCTCTGGCCTATGTTTTGACTACTGATAGTGCTTACCTCTTCTATGAATATGCCCAACAGGGAACCCTCTTTGATGTTCTTCATGGAAGCTTGGGACATGCTCTTGATTGGGCCAGTCGGTACAGTATAGCCATTGGAGTAGCTCAGGGTCTGGCATTTCTCCATGGATGCTCCAGTGGTCCAGTTCTTCTCCTTGACCTTTCAAGCAAAAGCATTTTTCTGAAGTCTCTGAAGGAACCCCAGATTGGCGATGTCGAACTATGTAAGGTCATTGATCCTTCAAAAAGCACAGGGAGCCTTTCAACAGTAGCTGGTTCTGTCGGTTACATTCCTCCAG AGTATGCTTATACAATGAGGGTTACAATGCTTGGGAATGTTTATAGCTTTGGTGTTGTCCTGCTGGAATTGCTGACTGGGAAGCCAGCTGTGAGCGAGGGAACTGAGTTGGCAAAGTGGGTATTGAATAATTCAATTCACCGTGACACATTGGAAAAGATCCTTGATTTTACTATCAGCAGAACATCGCTTGGAGTTCGAAGTCAGATGCTAGCAGTTCTCAGGGTTGCTCTTGCTTGTGTTTGTGATTCTCCAGATTCAAGGCCAAATATGAAGAGTGTGGTTAGGATGCTTCTTAATGCTAGATAA